One Micromonospora sp. FIMYZ51 genomic window carries:
- a CDS encoding site-2 protease family protein, with amino-acid sequence MSFAFGVTLFALGILISVSLHEAGHMLTAKFFGMKVTRYFVGFGPTLWSFKRGETEYGIKGIPLGGFCKIVGMTPQDDDVEPGDEKRAMWRYPVWKRTIVMSAGSVTHFGLAIFATWLAAMTFGLPNPDFPRNEEQIRAEPAVIAIQDCVLPDTTWRECAAGDAPSPAAAGQLRDGDRITSINGTPINNYGELLTTLRATTPGSTATIGYERDGQPGRTETVLATTKRPPINDPSGPVTEVSALGVGLVVSTPGLVSHGPVAAVGATSTFLGDMAVATAQAMQRLPEKVPALWRAITGGERDIDTPISVVGASVLGGEAVANDAWEMFVMLFISLNFFIGVFNLLPLLPLDGGHIAIAWFERARSWVYARLRRPDPGRVDYFKLMPFTYVVILIGGMFTLLTITADVVNPITLFPR; translated from the coding sequence ATGTCGTTCGCGTTCGGGGTGACGCTGTTCGCCCTCGGCATCCTCATCTCGGTGAGCCTGCACGAGGCAGGCCACATGCTCACCGCCAAGTTCTTCGGCATGAAGGTCACCCGCTACTTCGTCGGCTTCGGCCCCACCCTCTGGTCGTTCAAGCGGGGCGAGACCGAGTACGGCATCAAGGGCATCCCGCTCGGCGGCTTCTGCAAGATCGTCGGGATGACGCCACAGGACGACGACGTCGAGCCCGGCGACGAGAAGCGGGCCATGTGGCGCTACCCGGTGTGGAAGCGCACCATCGTGATGTCCGCCGGATCGGTCACCCACTTCGGGCTGGCGATCTTCGCGACCTGGCTGGCCGCGATGACCTTCGGCCTGCCCAACCCGGACTTCCCCCGCAACGAGGAGCAGATCCGCGCCGAGCCGGCGGTGATCGCCATCCAGGACTGCGTCCTGCCGGACACCACCTGGCGGGAGTGCGCCGCCGGGGACGCGCCCAGCCCGGCCGCGGCGGGCCAGTTGCGCGACGGTGACCGGATCACCTCGATCAACGGGACCCCGATCAACAACTACGGCGAGCTGCTCACCACCCTGCGGGCCACCACCCCGGGCAGCACCGCCACCATCGGCTACGAGCGCGACGGCCAGCCGGGCCGCACCGAGACGGTGCTCGCCACCACCAAGCGCCCGCCGATAAACGACCCGAGCGGCCCGGTCACCGAGGTCTCCGCGCTCGGCGTCGGGCTGGTCGTCTCCACCCCGGGCCTGGTCTCCCACGGCCCGGTGGCGGCGGTCGGTGCGACAAGCACCTTCCTCGGCGACATGGCGGTGGCCACCGCGCAGGCGATGCAGCGCCTGCCGGAGAAGGTACCGGCGCTCTGGCGCGCCATCACCGGCGGCGAGCGGGACATCGACACCCCGATCAGCGTGGTCGGCGCCAGCGTCCTCGGCGGCGAGGCGGTCGCCAACGACGCCTGGGAGATGTTCGTGATGCTGTTCATCTCGCTGAACTTCTTCATCGGGGTGTTCAACCTGCTGCCGCTGCTGCCACTGGACGGTGGGCACATCGCCATCGCCTGGTTCGAACGGGCCCGCTCCTGGGTGTACGCGCGGCTGCGCCGTCCCGACCCGGGCCGGGTCGACTACTTCAAGCTGATGCCCTTCACGTACGTGGTGATTCTGATCGGTGGCATGTTCACCCTGCTCACGATCACTGCGGACGTCGTCAACCCGATCACCCTCTTCCCAAGGTGA
- a CDS encoding GNAT family N-acetyltransferase: MAIVITERLLVRDWTDGPGDLARLFEIYSRPEIARWLGARSGLPLTDPAQAAERLARWHRRHAAYGDRYGIWAIEVRETGVVVGSVMVKPLPGRDEQVLTEDIEVGWHLHPEVWGNGYATEAARAVLEREFATGTPLIHAVVDPGNTASMAVARRLGMTPIGRRSDWYGGEELETFVLARPSPVDHEVGGSS, from the coding sequence ATGGCGATCGTGATCACTGAGCGGCTGCTGGTGCGGGATTGGACCGATGGGCCGGGCGATCTGGCTCGGCTGTTCGAGATCTACTCTCGGCCGGAGATCGCCCGGTGGCTCGGCGCGCGGTCGGGGTTGCCGTTGACGGATCCGGCGCAGGCGGCCGAGCGGTTGGCCAGGTGGCATCGGCGGCACGCGGCGTACGGCGATCGGTACGGCATCTGGGCGATCGAGGTGCGCGAGACCGGCGTCGTGGTGGGCTCGGTGATGGTGAAACCGTTGCCGGGGCGCGACGAGCAGGTGCTCACCGAGGACATCGAGGTGGGCTGGCACCTGCATCCCGAAGTCTGGGGCAACGGGTACGCCACCGAAGCCGCTCGCGCCGTGCTGGAACGGGAGTTCGCCACCGGGACGCCGCTGATCCATGCCGTGGTGGATCCGGGGAACACCGCGTCGATGGCGGTGGCCCGCCGGCTCGGCATGACGCCCATCGGCCGCCGCAGCGACTGGTACGGCGGTGAGGAACTGGAAACCTTCGTCCTGGCCCGCCCGTCCCCCGTTGATCATGAGGTTGGCGGCAGTAGTTGA
- the dxr gene encoding 1-deoxy-D-xylulose-5-phosphate reductoisomerase has product MTSPRDLVLLGCTGSVGTQAIDIVRRNPDRFRVVALGAGGGNVELLAAQALELGVEAVGVAKASAAQDLQLAFYAEASRRGWASGEFKLPKIVAGPDAMSELAQWPCDVVLNGVVGSLGLAPTLAALRAGRTLALANKESLVAGGSLVKAAVTRPGQIVPVDSEHSALAQCLRGGTRGEVRRLIVTASGGPFRGKRRDELTSVTPEQALAHPTWNMGPVVTINSATMVNKALEVIEAHELFDVPYADITVMVHPQSVIHSMVEFVDGSTLAQASPPDMRLPIALGLGWPDRVADAASAVSWTSAHTWEFAPLDDEAFPAVALAKAAGETGRCRPAIYNAANEECVAAFVAGRLPFLGIVDTLQRVLDEAPDFGEPGTVEDVLEAESWARAHAQAIIAAAVEGA; this is encoded by the coding sequence GTGACCTCCCCCCGCGATCTTGTGCTGTTGGGCTGTACCGGCTCGGTCGGTACCCAGGCCATCGACATCGTGCGGCGCAACCCGGACCGGTTCCGGGTGGTGGCGCTCGGTGCCGGTGGCGGAAACGTGGAACTGCTCGCCGCCCAGGCGTTGGAGCTTGGCGTCGAGGCGGTCGGGGTGGCGAAGGCCTCCGCCGCGCAGGACCTTCAGCTCGCCTTCTACGCCGAGGCGAGCCGCCGGGGCTGGGCCTCGGGCGAGTTCAAGCTGCCCAAGATCGTGGCCGGGCCGGACGCGATGAGCGAGCTGGCGCAGTGGCCGTGTGACGTCGTACTCAACGGGGTGGTCGGGTCGCTCGGGCTGGCGCCGACCCTCGCCGCGCTGCGGGCCGGGCGTACCCTCGCGCTTGCCAACAAGGAGTCGCTGGTGGCCGGCGGCTCGCTGGTCAAGGCCGCGGTGACCCGGCCCGGGCAGATCGTGCCGGTCGACTCGGAGCACTCGGCGCTCGCGCAGTGCCTGCGCGGCGGTACCCGAGGCGAGGTACGCCGGCTGATCGTCACCGCCAGCGGCGGCCCGTTCCGGGGCAAGCGGCGCGACGAGCTGACCTCCGTCACGCCCGAGCAGGCCCTCGCTCACCCGACCTGGAACATGGGGCCGGTCGTCACGATCAACTCGGCGACGATGGTCAACAAGGCGCTGGAGGTGATCGAGGCGCACGAGTTGTTCGACGTGCCGTACGCCGACATCACCGTGATGGTGCACCCGCAGTCGGTGATCCACTCGATGGTCGAGTTCGTGGACGGGTCCACCCTGGCCCAGGCCAGCCCGCCGGACATGCGGCTGCCGATCGCCCTGGGGCTGGGCTGGCCGGACCGGGTCGCCGACGCCGCGTCCGCCGTCTCCTGGACGAGCGCCCACACCTGGGAGTTCGCGCCGCTTGACGACGAGGCGTTTCCGGCGGTGGCGCTGGCCAAGGCGGCCGGCGAGACGGGCCGCTGCCGGCCGGCCATCTACAACGCGGCAAACGAGGAGTGCGTGGCCGCCTTCGTCGCCGGCCGGCTGCCGTTTCTCGGCATCGTCGACACGCTACAGCGCGTACTGGACGAGGCCCCCGATTTCGGTGAACCGGGTACCGTCGAGGACGTACTCGAAGCCGAGTCGTGGGCCCGCGCGCACGCGCAGGCGATCATCGCTGCTGCGGTGGAAGGAGCTTGA